A window of the Planococcus citri chromosome 4, ihPlaCitr1.1, whole genome shotgun sequence genome harbors these coding sequences:
- the LOC135844888 gene encoding general odorant-binding protein 83a-like, which produces MLKFVTFFVLCYMVFNVHAGDDMPPEVKAMLKNLHDMCVAETGASESDIADFNKGKHNPVDNLKCYMKCLMVQLGIFDDDGAFDSEAYVDLLPPHMTEFGKKVVANCKTEGSGACDIAYNLNVCSYNQDPKIYMLF; this is translated from the exons atgctcaaatttgtaactttttttgtaTTGTGCTATATGGTGTTTAATGTT CATGCTGGAGATGATATGCCACCCGAAGTAAAagcaatgttgaaaaatctgcaTGATATGTGCGTAGCGGAAACCGGCGCCAGTGAAA GTGATATAGCAGATTTCAATAAGGGCAAACATAATCCAGTGGATAACTTGaag TGTTACATGAAATGTCTCATGGTGCAACTTGGAATT tTCGACGATGATGGAGCATTTGACTCTGAAGCATACGTTGACTTACTTCCTCCGCATATGACAGAGTTCGGTAAAAAAGTAGTAGCCAATTGTAAAACCGAAG GAAGTGGAGCTTGTGATATTGCGTACAATCTGAATGTTTGTAGTTATAATCAAGATCCAAAG ATATACATGCTTTTCTAA
- the LOC135844884 gene encoding ubiquitin-conjugating enzyme E2 J2-like: protein MGSRKANHSAISRLKQDYMRLKKDPIPYIEAEPLPSNILEWYYVVRGPENTPYEGGYYLGKLVFPREFPFKPPSIYMHTPNGRFKTHMRLCLSISDFHPDTWNPAWSVSTILTGLLSFMLEKSPTLGSIECSDYERRVLAAQSLTTNLHDRNFCDLFPELVEKIKTELDRRKQIEEQESKSSNANITRNGSAGNVRALIMDTIGGAANGPPINQNGLYNIISNIGIIFGFAAFAYAVKYILLNLSHE from the exons ATGGGCAGTCGGAAAGCAAATCATAGTGCTATTTCTCGCCTGAAACAAGATTATATGCGTTTGAAGAAAGATCCTATTCCGTACATCGAAGCAGAACCACTACCTTCCAATATTCTAGAATG GTATTACGTTGTTCGTGGCCCAGAAAATACACCTTACGAAGGCGGATATTATTTAGGAAAGCTCGTATTTCCTCGTGAATTTCCTTTCAAACCACCCAGTATATACATGCACACACCTAATGGCAG ATTTAAAACGCACATGAGACTTTGCTTATCAATCAGTGACTTTCATCCGGATACGTGGAATCCAGCTTGGAGTGTATCGACCATATTGACCGGACTTCTCAGCTTCATG CTGGAAAAAAGCCCTACGTTGGGCAGTATCGAATGTTCGGATTACGAACGACGAGTCCTTGCTGCTCAGAGTTTAACCACGAATCTACACGATCGTAACTTTTGTGATCTGTTTCCGGAATTAGTCGAG aaaatcAAAACCGAGCTAGACCGAAGGAAGCAAATAGAAGAGCAAGAGAGTAAATCGTCTAATGCTAACATCACTCGTAACGGATCCGCCGGTAACGTACGTGCTCTAATCATGGATACCATAGGAGGCGCCGCTAACGGTCCACCAATAAATCAAAACGGTTTATATAATATAATATCGAATATCGGTATCATATTCGGTTTCGCAGCTTTCGCTTACGCAGTTAAATACATCCTGTTAAATTTATCTCACGAATGA
- the LOC135844885 gene encoding ubiquitin-conjugating enzyme E2 J2-like, whose translation MASQESKYSAFARLKQDYICLKKDPIPYIEAEPLPSNILEWYYVVRGPENTPYEGGYYLGKLVFPREYPFKPPGIYMLTPNGRFETRMRLCLSISDYHPEDWNPAWNVSTILTGLLSFMLDKSPTVGSVECSDNKRRALATKSLSTNLLDSTFCDLFPELVKKIKSELDGKKPKEETTTSRKRESQEMYSSDLESDSFSD comes from the exons ATGGCTAGTCAAGAGTCCAAGTACAGTGCTTTTGCTCGCCTGAAACAAGATTATATTTGTTTAAAGAAGGATCCTATACCATACATCGAAGCTGAACCATTACCTTCCAATATTCTAGAATG GTATTACGTAGTTCGTGGTCCAGAGAATACTCCTTATGAAGGAGGATATTACTTAGGGAAGCTCGTATTTCCTCGCGAGTATCCGTTCAAACCACCTGGTATTTATATGCTTACTCCTAATGGCAG ATTCGAAACACGTATGCGACTGTGTTTATCGATCAGCGACTATCATCCAGAAGACTGGAATCCAGCTTGGAACGTATCTACCATACTTACAGGGCTTCTCAGTTTTATG TTGGATAAAAGTCCTACGGTTGGCAGTGTCGAATGTTCGGACAATAAACGACGAGCCTTGGCTACTAAAAGCTTATCTACTAATCTTCTCGATAGTACTTTCTGTGATCTATTTCCCGAGTTGGTGAAG AAAATAAAATCCGAATTAGATGGAAAGAAACCGAAAGAAGAGACAACTACGAGTCGTAAACGTGAATCACAAGAAATGTACTCGAGTGACCTGGAATCTGATTCGTTTTCTGATTGA
- the Pink1 gene encoding serine/threonine-protein kinase Pink1, mitochondrial has product MYLKTAISRAYYRYILLWRKNANLLPQTQGVNIFTKERALIEDGKRLLPSAGRTTELKGIQTRYDYARRLLVDGVLKRVTNSLASDLRRKCVRQHNNGNPSAFFALVGTSLASGTGVITRNDELEGVCWEIRESIRRMRANLFEAENREFEDEFSLSSLEFGKVIAKGCNAVVYEAREKTKDDNEQMPKEYPLAVKMMFNFDAESNASSILRSMYREMVPLQNVTLDKNTIGFWENEMAERIQRLPPHVNIVAMYRSLTDYVPDLPSGRTLYPDALPMRLNPEGYGRNMSLFLVMKKYNTNLRQYLIDKPPDIRDGILLLTQLLEAVTHMNRCEIAHRDLKSDNILLDTSEGENNCPTLVVTDFGCCLSDRYYGLKMPYRTPDMDRGGNAALMAPEVATAQAGMFSTIDYSKSDIWTVGTLAYEIFTGMNPFYKQITKEQGTVLRNTTYTDDMLPELPAEVPSLISRLVRNMLAKNPAKRLDAETAATICQLYLWAPSQWISKNQLPSSSEILQWLLSLTTKILYEGPILFHKRDSQRKRASVTEYQLIATFLQRVKLKVISKALSWIQEEI; this is encoded by the exons ATGTATCTGAAAACTGCGATAAGTCGCGCGTACTATCGGTATATCCTTCTGTGGCGAAAAAACGCCAATCTTCTTCCGCAAACACAGGGTGTCAATATTTTCACCAAAGAACGAGCTCTAATTGAAGATGGTAAACGATTGTTACCATCGGCAGGAAGAACTACTGAATTGAAAGGTATCCAGACTAGATACGATTACGCTCGTCGTTTGTTAGTGGACGGTGTTTTGAAAAGAGTCACCAATAGCTTAGCTTCCGATTTACGGCGTAAATGTGTTCGTCAGCATAACAACGGAAACCCTTCAGCTTTCTTCGCCTTGGTTGGTACAAGTTTGGCATCCGGTACCGGTGTAATCACAAGAAACGATGAATTGGAAGGCGTTTGTTGGGAGATCAGG GAATCTATCCGTCGTATGCGAGCTAACTTATTCGAAGCGGAGAATCGCGAATTCGAAGATGAATTTTCTCTCAGTTCGTTGGAATTCGGTAAAGTTATCGCCAAAGGATGCAACGCTGTGGTTTACGAAGCTCGAGAAAAAACCAAAGACGATAACGAACAGATGCCCAAGGAGTATCCGTTAGCTGTAAAAATGATGTTCAATTTCGACGCAGAAAGTAACGCTTCATCTATTCTGAGATCTATGTACAGAGAAATGGTCCCATTACAAAATGTCACTTTGGATAAAAACACGATTGGATTCTGGGAAAATGA GATGGCTGAAAGAATTCAACGTTTACCGCCTCATGTTAATATCGTCGCTATGTACCGCTCTCTTACAGACTACGTACCCGATTTACCGAGTGGTCGAACTTTGTATCCTGACGCGTTACCAATGCGTTTAAATCCCGAAGGTTATGGACGTAATATGAGCTTATTCCTGGTcatgaaaaa ATATAATACCAACTTGAGACAATATCTTATCGATAAACCACCAGATATTCGAGACGGTATTCTTTTGTTGACTCAACTACTCGAAGCGGTCACGCATATGAACCGTTGTGAAATCGCCCACCG TGATCTCAAAAGTGACAATATTCTTCTGGATACTTCAGAAGGAGAAAATAATTGCCCTACTTTGGTTGTTACTGATTTTGGATGTTGTTTATCTGATCGCTATTACGGTTTAAAAATGCCATACAGAACACCGGATATGGATCGGGGTGGTAATGCCGCGTTAATGGCGCCTGAA GTTGCCACTGCTCAAGCTGGAATGTTCTCAACGATTGATTATTCCAAATCAGATATATGGACTGTGGGTACATTAGCGTATGAAATATTCACCGGGATGAACCCTTTTTACAAACAAATTACCAAAGAGCAAGGAACCGTACTACGTAATACCACCTACACCGATGACATGTTACCCGAGTTACCTGCTGAAGTTCCATCTCTAATTAGTCGACTTGTTAGGAATATGTTGGCAAAAAATCcagcaaaa AGACTGGATGCTGAAACAGCAGCAACGATATGTCAATTATATTTATGGGCCCCTAGTCAATGGATATCGAAAAACCAATTGCCATCCAGCAGTGAG ATTCTGCAATGGTTGTTATCATTGACGACCAAAATCCTCTACGAAGGACCAATTTTATTCCATAAACGTGATTCGCAACGTAAACGCGCCTCAGTCACCGAATACCAATTAATCGCCACATTTCTACAACGCGTTAAACTGAAAGTAATCAGTAAAGCTTTAAGTTGGATACAGGAGGAGATTTAA